From Zingiber officinale cultivar Zhangliang chromosome 5B, Zo_v1.1, whole genome shotgun sequence, the proteins below share one genomic window:
- the LOC121987146 gene encoding F-box/kelch-repeat protein At1g80440-like — METELIPGLPEDVALQCLLRLPFYSISVARGVCRRRRRELSASSSFYRLRKAAGLARPVFIMLFYDIPLFPLYRWRLAFYEPATGTWGVRPLTDDSLRGKQHCWNVVVVGRELVLVGGWDESNWKDTAEVNIYDLVTGDWRPRAPIPRPMQDGCDFAVGPWNAFVSGWKDDLSSMLVYDTTTDAWMECHVATQGPSWCPWLGFMSAADLAAHEEEMMYECREKDEDEKLEVVTWCDGDKANLWRSLGLSSDNLFNYRR; from the coding sequence ATGGAGACCGAGCTAATTCCAGGATTGCCGGAAGATGTCGCTCTGCAGTGCCTCCTCCGCCTCCCCTTCTACTCCATCTCCGTTGCTCGAGGCGTCTGCAGGCGGCGGAGGCGCGAACTCTCAGCGTCGTCGTCCTTCTATCGCCTTCGCAAGGCTGCCGGTCTCGCTCGCCCCGTCTTCAtcatgctcttttatgatattccCTTGTTCCCCCTTTACAGGTGGCGTCTAGCCTTTTACGAGCCAGCCACGGGCACCTGGGGGGTTCGTCCGTTGACAGACGATAGCCTCCGCGGCAAGCAACACTGCTGGAATGTTGTGGTCGTCGGGCGAGAGCTGGTGCTGGTCGGCGGATGGGATGAGTCAAACTGGAAGGACACCGCGGAAGTCAACATCTACGATCTAGTCACCGGCGACTGGCGTCCCAGGGCTCCGATTCCGCGCCCCATGCAGGATGGCTGCGACTTTGCCGTCGGGCCATGGAACGCGTTCGTATCCGGCTGGAAGGACGATCTATCGTCGATGCTAGTTTACGACACGACAACCGACGCATGGATGGAGTGCCACGTGGCAACCCAGGGGCCGAGCTGGTGCCCGTGGTTGGGATTCATGTCGGCCGCCGACCTCGCAGCCCACGAGGAGGAAATGATGTACGAATGCCGGGAGAAAGATGAGGACGAGAAATTGGAGGTGGTCACATGGTGCGACGGCGACAAAGCGAACTTGTGGCGGAGCTTGGGATTGTCGTcggacaacttatttaattaccGCAGATAA
- the LOC121987147 gene encoding F-box/kelch-repeat protein At1g80440-like gives METELIPGLPDDVALQCLLRLPFYSISVARGVCRRWRRELSASSSFYRLRNAADLARPVFIMLFYYIPSFSLYRWRLAFYEPATGAWGVRPLTDDNLRGKQHCWHVVVVGRELVLVGGWDESNWKDTAEVNIYDLVTGDWHPGAPIPRPMQDGCDFAVGSRNVFVSGWKDDLSSMLVYDTTTDAWMDYHVATQEPSWCPWSGFMSAADLAAHEEKMMYECRERKEDEKLEVLTWCDDDNTDLWRRLGLSPDNLFNYRRHFFGFQF, from the coding sequence ATGGAGACCGAGCTAATTCCAGGACTACCAGACGATGTCGCTTTGCAGTGCCTCCTCCGCCTCCCCTTCTACTCAATCTCCGTTGCTCGAGGTGTCTGCAGGCGATGGAGGCGTGAACTCTCAGCGTCGTCATCCTTCTATCGCCTCCGCAACGCTGCCGACCTCGCTCGCCCTGTCTTCATTATGCTCTTTTATTATATACCCTCGTTCTCCCTTTACAGGTGGCGTTTAGCCTTTTACGAGCCAGCCACGGGCGCCTGGGGGGTCCGGCCGTTGACAGACGACAACCTCCGCGGCAAGCAGCACTGCTGGCATGTTGTGGTCGTCGGGCGAGAGCTGGTGCTGGTCGGCGGGTGGGATGAGTCAAACTGGAAGGACACCGCGGAAGTCAACATCTACGATCTAGTCACCGGTGACTGGCACCCCGGGGCTCCGATTCCGCGCCCCATGCAGGATGGCTGCGACTTTGCCGTCGGGTCACGGAATGTGTTCGTATCTGGCTGGAAGGACGATCTATCGTCGATGTTAGTTTATGACACGACAACCGACGCGTGGATGGACTACCACGTGGCGACCCAGGAGCCGAGCTGGTGCCCGTGGTCGGGGTTCATGTCAGCCGCCGACCTCGCCGCCCACGAGGAGAAAATGATGTACGAATGCCGAGAGAGAAAGGAGGATGAGAAATTGGAGGTGCTCACTTGGTGCGACGACGACAACACGGACTTGTGGCGGAGGTTGGGATTGTCGCcggacaacttatttaattaccGCCGACACTTCTTTGGCTTCCAATTCTAA